A single window of Pyrus communis chromosome 10, drPyrComm1.1, whole genome shotgun sequence DNA harbors:
- the LOC137747702 gene encoding RNA-binding protein L-like isoform X1, with protein sequence MDDMAPYYPPPPPPPGSVHYPYYQQPPPSQPPPVVAPPPQHHLVQPYFPQQPPPFASYAAPLIPQPSYDELRTLFVAGLPEDVKPREIYNLFREFPGYESSHLRTPNGKSQPFAFAVFLDQQSAIGAMHALNGMVFDLEKGSTLYIDLAKSNSRSKRSRTDDERSGSDKRARSSSYSRGTPDSAGVGSIHMPGMGNSAYNMTGYPSAPSHGNFNGRAVHETISPNANNSSVQHFPQNNTPCPTLFVANLGPTCTEQELIQVFSRCPGFIKLKMQSTYGAPVAFVDFQDTACSTGALSHLQGTFLYSSTAGEGMRLEYARSRMGMRKKPK encoded by the exons ATGGACGACATGGCTCCCTATTACCCGCCACCGCCTCCACCACCAGGCTCGGTTCACTACCCCTACTACCAACAACCTCCGCCCTCTCAGCCACCTCCAGTGGTGGCGCCACCGCCACAGCACCACTTGGTTCAGCCCTACTTCCCTCAACAGCCACCACCTTTCGCTTCCTACGCTGCCCCTCTTATCCCCCAACCCTCATACGACGAGCTCCGAACTCTATTCGTCGCCGGTCTCCCAGAAGATGTCAAGCCTCGCGAAATCTATAACCTCTTCCGCGAGTTTCCGGGTTACGAGTCCTCCCACCTCCGAACCCCCAACGGAAAATCTCAG CCTTTTGCTTTTGCGGTGTTCTTGGATCAGCAGTCTGCCATTGGAGCAATGCACGCGCTGAAT GGGATGGTGTTTGATCTTGAGAAAGGTTCAACATTATATATTGATCTAGCTAAATCTAATTCTAGGTCTAAGCGTTCAAGAACAG ATGATGAAAGATCTGGCTCAGATAAGAGAGCTAGAAGTTCATCATATTCAAGGGGAACTCCTGATTCTG CAGGAGTTGGCAGCATTCACATGCCTGGAATGGGTAATTCTGCTTACAACATGACTGGTTATCCATCTGCACCAAG TCATGGCAACTTCAATGGCAGAGCTGTACACGAGACAATATCCCCAAATGCG AATAATTCTTCTGTACAGCATTTTCCACAAAATAATACTCCATGTCCAACGCTTTTTGTGGCTAACTTGGGGCCAACATGTACGGAGCAAGAGCTAATTCAAGTGTTTTCAAG gtGCCCTGGGTTCATAAAATTGAAGATGCAAAGCACATATGGAGCTCCAGTTGCATTTGTTGATTTTCAG GACACTGCCTGCTCAACTGGAGCGCTGAGTCATCTGCAAGGCACATTTCTCTACTCGTCAACAGCTGGCGAAGGCATGAGATTAGA ATACGCCAGATCACGAATGGGAATGCGTAAGAAGCCGAAGTAG
- the LOC137747702 gene encoding RNA-binding protein L-like isoform X2 — MDDMAPYYPPPPPPPGSVHYPYYQQPPPSQPPPVVAPPPQHHLVQPYFPQQPPPFASYAAPLIPQPSYDELRTLFVAGLPEDVKPREIYNLFREFPGYESSHLRTPNGKSQPFAFAVFLDQQSAIGAMHALNGMVFDLEKGSTLYIDLAKSNSRSKRSRTDDERSGSDKRARSSSYSRGTPDSGVGSIHMPGMGNSAYNMTGYPSAPSHGNFNGRAVHETISPNANNSSVQHFPQNNTPCPTLFVANLGPTCTEQELIQVFSRCPGFIKLKMQSTYGAPVAFVDFQDTACSTGALSHLQGTFLYSSTAGEGMRLEYARSRMGMRKKPK, encoded by the exons ATGGACGACATGGCTCCCTATTACCCGCCACCGCCTCCACCACCAGGCTCGGTTCACTACCCCTACTACCAACAACCTCCGCCCTCTCAGCCACCTCCAGTGGTGGCGCCACCGCCACAGCACCACTTGGTTCAGCCCTACTTCCCTCAACAGCCACCACCTTTCGCTTCCTACGCTGCCCCTCTTATCCCCCAACCCTCATACGACGAGCTCCGAACTCTATTCGTCGCCGGTCTCCCAGAAGATGTCAAGCCTCGCGAAATCTATAACCTCTTCCGCGAGTTTCCGGGTTACGAGTCCTCCCACCTCCGAACCCCCAACGGAAAATCTCAG CCTTTTGCTTTTGCGGTGTTCTTGGATCAGCAGTCTGCCATTGGAGCAATGCACGCGCTGAAT GGGATGGTGTTTGATCTTGAGAAAGGTTCAACATTATATATTGATCTAGCTAAATCTAATTCTAGGTCTAAGCGTTCAAGAACAG ATGATGAAAGATCTGGCTCAGATAAGAGAGCTAGAAGTTCATCATATTCAAGGGGAACTCCTGATTCTG GAGTTGGCAGCATTCACATGCCTGGAATGGGTAATTCTGCTTACAACATGACTGGTTATCCATCTGCACCAAG TCATGGCAACTTCAATGGCAGAGCTGTACACGAGACAATATCCCCAAATGCG AATAATTCTTCTGTACAGCATTTTCCACAAAATAATACTCCATGTCCAACGCTTTTTGTGGCTAACTTGGGGCCAACATGTACGGAGCAAGAGCTAATTCAAGTGTTTTCAAG gtGCCCTGGGTTCATAAAATTGAAGATGCAAAGCACATATGGAGCTCCAGTTGCATTTGTTGATTTTCAG GACACTGCCTGCTCAACTGGAGCGCTGAGTCATCTGCAAGGCACATTTCTCTACTCGTCAACAGCTGGCGAAGGCATGAGATTAGA ATACGCCAGATCACGAATGGGAATGCGTAAGAAGCCGAAGTAG